A stretch of the Candidatus Edwardsbacteria bacterium genome encodes the following:
- a CDS encoding RnfABCDGE type electron transport complex subunit D: MFNVSLWPHIRTRFDWKQLGFRRFIALLPLAGFGLYLWGWGLASSLLLSLFLGLVWHIYALKKGRRKRTDFWFVNDAILINLMMPAGIGCLIPAGLTVVCGMLRTYVRDREYAYPLNFPLVLALLVLAAGNYFGGETSLNNFIGRGAVFSGRLYFLSGWLPVGLTVLFSFLFLNRLYKWRILLAGLLMPLTFLYLQYRAYGGLEIFQLSWMVNLFLFSLGVLGADHMSTPARHWGQYWYGMLCGILIFLFSLKGLMLEGILFAPVIAGLATPLLDKLGGVALRPAETFNLPGDSGV, encoded by the coding sequence ATGTTCAACGTATCGTTGTGGCCCCATATTCGTACCCGCTTTGACTGGAAACAGCTGGGCTTCCGCAGATTCATTGCCCTGCTGCCGCTGGCCGGCTTCGGCCTCTACCTTTGGGGATGGGGCTTGGCATCATCGCTGTTGTTGTCCCTGTTCCTGGGGTTGGTCTGGCACATCTATGCTTTAAAAAAAGGCCGCCGGAAAAGAACGGATTTTTGGTTCGTCAATGATGCCATCCTGATAAACCTTATGATGCCGGCAGGCATCGGCTGCTTGATCCCGGCCGGACTGACGGTGGTCTGCGGGATGCTGCGAACCTACGTCAGGGATCGGGAGTACGCCTATCCCCTGAACTTTCCCCTGGTGCTGGCGCTGCTGGTCCTGGCGGCGGGCAATTATTTCGGCGGGGAAACAAGCCTAAACAACTTCATCGGGCGGGGGGCCGTTTTTAGCGGCCGGTTGTATTTCCTTTCCGGGTGGCTGCCGGTAGGGCTGACGGTTCTGTTCTCGTTTTTATTCCTCAACCGGCTTTACAAATGGAGAATATTGCTGGCCGGTCTGTTGATGCCCCTGACCTTTCTTTATCTGCAATACCGGGCTTACGGGGGGCTGGAAATATTCCAATTGTCATGGATGGTCAACCTTTTTCTGTTTTCGCTGGGGGTGCTGGGCGCCGACCATATGTCAACCCCGGCCAGGCACTGGGGGCAGTATTGGTACGGAATGCTCTGCGGCATCCTGATATTCCTGTTCTCTTTAAAGGGGCTGATGCTGGAGGGGATTCTGTTCGCTCCGGTCATTGCCGGACTGGCCACGCCCCTGCTGGACAAGCTGGGCGGGGTGGCTTTGCGCCCGGCCGAAACATTCAACCTGCCAGGAGATTCCGGGGTTTGA
- a CDS encoding hemolysin III family protein: MTAVRDADADSVERYTPGEETTNAILHGVGLGLAIAALVVLVVLASLSGNAWHIVSFSIYGATLVLLYLSSTLYHGFYAGRAKQLFRIFDHSAIFLLIAGTYTPIALITLHGRLGWTVFGVVWGIAAAGIVGKAFWANRFAVLSTLLYLAMGWIVVIVAKPLLTNLNTASLVFLGVGGLFYTLGTVFYLWRKLKFHHAIWHLFVLAGSICHFFTILFLLPK, from the coding sequence ATGACTGCAGTGCGGGACGCCGATGCAGATTCGGTGGAACGCTACACGCCGGGCGAGGAGACCACCAACGCTATCCTGCACGGGGTGGGGCTGGGGCTGGCCATTGCGGCCCTGGTGGTATTGGTGGTGCTGGCCAGCCTGTCCGGGAACGCCTGGCACATAGTCAGCTTTAGCATCTACGGCGCGACCCTGGTGTTGCTTTATTTATCGTCGACTCTGTATCACGGTTTTTACGCTGGGCGGGCTAAGCAATTGTTCCGGATCTTTGACCACTCGGCAATATTTCTTCTGATAGCCGGGACCTACACCCCGATCGCGCTGATCACCCTGCATGGCCGGCTGGGCTGGACGGTGTTCGGCGTGGTGTGGGGCATAGCGGCGGCAGGAATAGTGGGCAAGGCTTTTTGGGCGAATCGTTTTGCGGTGCTGTCCACGTTATTATACCTGGCGATGGGTTGGATAGTGGTGATCGTGGCCAAACCACTGCTGACGAACCTCAACACAGCCAGCCTGGTGTTCCTGGGGGTGGGAGGGCTGTTCTACACGCTGGGGACGGTGTTCTACCTGTGGCGCAAGTTAAAGTTCCACCACGCCATCTGGCACCTATTCGTGCTGGCCGGGAGCATCTGTCACTTTTTTACCATACTGTTTTTGCTGCCGAAATAA
- a CDS encoding recombination regulator RecX, with protein MDINKARNYALRLLALRGRSVKDIRDKLKARAASPADIDLVIDDLLSLGLLDDEKFARDWIENRQHFRPTGVVRLRQELFAKGIDREIVDQAIREYKSNVDEFPAALDLARRKMKLYRKLDADTARRRLAGFLARRGYEGSVVSKVLKTLLKENILE; from the coding sequence ATGGATATAAATAAAGCCCGGAATTACGCCCTGCGGCTGTTGGCGCTGCGCGGCCGCTCGGTCAAGGACATCAGGGACAAGCTCAAGGCCAGGGCGGCCTCCCCGGCGGATATTGATCTGGTGATAGATGATCTGCTGTCGCTGGGGCTTTTGGACGATGAGAAATTCGCCCGGGACTGGATCGAGAACCGGCAGCACTTCCGGCCCACCGGCGTGGTCCGTTTGCGGCAGGAGCTTTTTGCCAAGGGGATAGACCGGGAGATAGTTGACCAGGCCATCCGGGAGTATAAAAGCAATGTGGACGAGTTCCCTGCGGCCCTGGACCTGGCCCGGAGAAAGATGAAGCTTTACCGCAAGCTGGACGCCGACACTGCCAGGCGTCGCTTGGCTGGGTTTCTGGCTCGCCGGGGGTACGAGGGCTCGGTAGTATCCAAGGTCTTGAAGACATTGCTGAAGGAAAATATTTTAGAATGA
- the recA gene encoding recombinase RecA has product MAEGEKAKALDLAVSQIEKQFGKGAIMKWGSRDAGVNVEVISTGSISLDYALGVGGVPRGRVVEIYGPEASGKTTLALSIVAQAQKNGGTAAYIDAEHALDSKYARAMGVDVDNLLISQPDTGEDALEITETLVRSNAMDVIVIDSVAALVPKAEIEGDMGDSHMGLQARLMSQALRKLTAVANRSKTCIVFINQIRMKIGVMFGNPETTPGGLALKFHSSVRMDIRRIETIKQGDQMIGNRVRVKVVKNKMAPPFRNTEFEIIFGEGISYAGDLMDLAVENNVIEKAGAWFSYQGERLGQGRDNIKTMLKQNPDLLQKIEIELKAKLNQPAGQKTEDKDPEKEEKEEPKKRGRK; this is encoded by the coding sequence ATGGCAGAGGGCGAAAAAGCAAAAGCCTTGGATCTGGCAGTATCGCAGATCGAAAAACAGTTCGGCAAGGGCGCCATAATGAAATGGGGCAGCCGCGACGCCGGGGTCAATGTGGAGGTGATATCCACCGGCTCCATATCGCTGGACTATGCCCTGGGGGTGGGCGGCGTGCCCCGCGGCAGGGTGGTGGAGATATACGGCCCGGAGGCCTCGGGCAAGACCACCCTGGCCCTGTCCATAGTGGCCCAGGCCCAGAAGAATGGCGGCACCGCCGCCTATATAGACGCCGAGCATGCCCTGGATTCCAAATACGCCCGGGCCATGGGGGTGGACGTGGACAATCTGCTGATCTCCCAGCCGGACACCGGCGAGGACGCTTTGGAGATCACCGAGACCCTGGTCCGCAGCAACGCCATGGATGTGATCGTGATCGATTCGGTGGCGGCCCTGGTGCCCAAGGCCGAGATCGAGGGGGACATGGGCGATTCCCACATGGGCCTGCAGGCCCGGCTGATGTCCCAGGCCCTGCGCAAACTGACGGCGGTGGCCAACCGCTCCAAGACCTGCATCGTATTCATCAACCAGATCCGGATGAAGATCGGGGTGATGTTCGGCAACCCCGAGACCACCCCGGGCGGCCTGGCCCTGAAATTTCATTCCTCGGTCAGGATGGACATCCGCCGGATAGAGACCATCAAGCAGGGCGACCAGATGATCGGCAACCGGGTGAGGGTAAAGGTGGTCAAGAACAAGATGGCGCCGCCCTTCCGGAACACTGAATTCGAGATCATCTTTGGAGAGGGCATCTCCTACGCCGGAGACCTGATGGACCTGGCGGTGGAGAACAACGTCATCGAGAAAGCCGGGGCCTGGTTCTCCTACCAGGGCGAACGGCTGGGGCAGGGCCGGGACAACATCAAGACCATGCTCAAGCAGAATCCCGATCTGTTGCAGAAGATAGAGATCGAACTTAAGGCCAAGCTCAATCAGCCGGCCGGGCAGAAGACAGAAGATAAGGACCCGGAGAAAGAGGAGAAGGAAGAGCCCAAGAAGCGGGGGCGGAAATAA